Within Bdellovibrio bacteriovorus HD100, the genomic segment GGCGATGTTACCCGTCAGGCGGGTGGAGGTTTGTACAGGCTGGATCTGGTCAAGCCTCTTCCGCTGACAAGTCTGAAGGCAAAACCAAGTGCCGGACGGGTCAAGATTGTGACGGTGACACTGGTGACCGACAAAGGGGACCGTATCCCGGTGAAGGCGTATAACAATGTGGTTGTCGCCAGCACGGATCAGCCTCTGGCCTCAGAGCTTTTGAACACTCCAGCCCCGATTTCAGTGGTCGAAGTGCAGGCTGAAGCCATGGGTGGGAAAGCGGCTCTGGACATCAATGCCATCTCTAACAGCGAGATTCCCAAATTGAATCTGCGTGGAGAAGAAGTGGCCTGCAAAAAGAACATCGATGCGACCTTGAAGGAGCATCTGGACGTGGTGCAGGTGTGGGCTGGTCGTGCTGAAGTCAGTGCGCCAGGCTCCATTCAGGAAAAATATGCCACGAAAGAGTTCAACCGCTATGTGAACGAGTTTATCTCGGTCCTGAAGGCTGACAAAGCGGCTTTTGCCTCCACTGAATACACGGTGACATTGCTGAATTTCTTTGCGGAAAGACACAATACGGCCCGTGCGGAAAGTGCCGCTGATGTGGCTTATAAAAATATGGCGATGGAAACCTTCAATGCATTTCTGCTGGCTCTGCAAAGTGATCAAACTTGCTACAATATCGGCAGCGAGGGCATGATCAAGATTGCGACAGACTTCCAGAAACGTCTTGAAGGCAATAAACCGGACAGCCGTGCCAGAAAGTTGTACGAAGTTTTTGTTGTCGGAATCGGCAAGCTGATCCCGACACAATACCGTAAAGAGCTGGCGGCCAAAAATCTGACTTTCCGTCAGGCAGACAATGAAGGTCATAAGTATTATAAACTGGTCACCACCAGCAAGCCAGACAACTTCCTGAAGGCCACTCATCAGGACATGAGTGCTTCAGCTTATGCCGTGGCGGAGCAGGCTTTGAATCGTGAAGTGAAAACCATGACCAGCGACCAGCGCTACGAGCTGATCGTTGAGTATCAGGCGAAATACAACGATGCTGCAAACTATCCTGCTGAGATCATGATGAAGTACCTCATCATTCTGTCTGAAAGTGGCACTTTGTTCCGTATCTATCGTTAGGATTTCATGGCAAAAGGCCCGTCGCAAGGACGGGCCTTTCTTATTTCATCATATCCCCGACGCAGAGTCCTCGCCGGTTGTGACATGAGGATCAGTCGCCATCACCCGGGAAAGCCGGGTGGTTTTTTCATTGTTAACTCCTAAGTGCGCTAAATTCGAGCTGAGCCAGACCGTGACGGATTCCCGACGGGCCGACAGGGGGCTTTCCGCCATTCTGGTGTCCTTCCAGAGCGAAATAGGCTATAGTCAGCCCTCGCTTTATCCGGGAGCCCGTATGAATACCTTTGCTGATTTTGAGCTGTTGCCTTCTCTTTTGAAAACCCTGAAGACTTTGAAGATTTCCAAACCCACGGACATTCAAAAACAGGCCATTCCTTTGATCATGAGCCATCAGGCCGTGGTCGGAGTCTCTGAAACGGGTAGCGGCAAAACGTTGGCGTATGTGCTGCCAATTTTGAATTATCTGAAGTCTTTGGAAGAATCCGGAGACCCGGTGAAAGAGGAAAACGCACCTCGCGCGGTGGTTATGGTGCCGTCCCGGGAGTTGGGCGAGCAAGTGGCCAAGGTCTTTAAATCCATGACTCACGATACAAGACTGCGGGTTCGTCCGGCTCTGGGCGGGATGAGCCTTGAACAGGCCCGTCGCAACACCTCCGGGGCCTTTGAAGTTCTGCTGGCAACACCGGGCCGTCTGGTGCAGATGCTGAACAAGGACCTGATCAGTCTGCGTGATGTGCGGTTTTTGATTTTCGATGAAGCCGATCAAATGTTGGATCAGGGTTTTTTGCCTGACACCAATCGTATCGTCGACTGCTGCCCAGAGGATGTGAATCTGGCGCTGTTTTCAGCCACAGTTTCCAAAACCGTGGAAAAGCTGATGAATGATTTGTTCGCCAAGGCCGAAGTCATTCGTAGTAAAAACAGCGGGAAGGTGGTTTCCACTTTAAAAACCAAAAACCTGACGGTCGAAGATGGCAAACGCTGGCCGCTGTTTGAAAAAGTACTGGCGCAGAAAGTGGACGGTGGCACCATCGTCTTTGCCAACACCCGTGAACAGTGTGACAAGATCGCCAAGGAATTGACGGACAAGGGCCACGCTTGTGTGGTCTATCGCGGAGAAATGGATAAAAACGAGCGCCGAACGAATCTGAAGAAATTCCGTGACGGCCAGGTGGGCCTGTTGGTGGCCACCGATCTGGCGGGTCGGGGGCTGGACGTGTCCAATATCGCACGCGTGATCAACTATCACTTGCCGAAAGAAATGGAAAACTATCTGCACCGGGCGGGGCGCACGGCGCGGGCCGGTCGTCCGGGGTTGGTGGTGAATCTGGTCACCGAGCGTGACAGCCGTCTGATTGCGGCTTTGGAGGGTAATAAGCCTCCTTCATTGGAAAAAAAGACCCAGCACCAGGGGAAACCTCGGGTTGCCTCCAAAACGCGATTCACTGACGCCAAAGGAAAGGCCGGATACGCAAAATCCATGGGAGTAAAAAAGCGCTAACTGCGCCTTAGCTTATGCAGGGCAGCAGGAGGGCTTTCGGGCCTAACCAGAGCCAGTTAAGACCCTCCCAGACTTGACAGAAATCAGGTCGAGGAGTGTACTGGTACGCTATGAGCAAGCCCAATAAAACACCTGTAGATGCACCCAATTTCCTGAAACAAATCATCGAAAAAGACCTGGAGACTGGCAAAGTCAAAGGCGAAGTGGTCACGCGCTTCCCGCCAGAGCCGAACGGATACCTGCACTTGGGTCACGCCAAGTCGATCTGTTTGAATTTTGGTCTGGCTCAGGAATACCAGGGTCGCTGCCATCTGCGTTTTGACGACACCAATCCTGAAACGGAAGAAACCGAATACGTTGAATCCATCCAGGAAGACGTCAAGTGGCTGGGCTATGACTGGGGCCAACACCTGTATTACGCGTCTGATTACTTCGAGCAGATCTATCAGTGGGCTGAACAGCTGATTAAAGACGGCAAGGCCTATGTGGATTCCCAGAATGAAGAGGAAGTGCGCAAGAACCGCGGCGACTTCACGACTCCGGGTAAGGATTCCCCTTACCGCAATCGTACTGTTGAAGAAAATCTGGATTTGTTCCGTCGCATGCGTGCCGGTGAGTTCGATGAAGGTCAGCATATTCTGCGTGCGAAAATCGACATGCAGTCTCCGAACATGAACATGCGTGACCCGTTGTTGTACCGTATCCGCAAGGCGCATCACCACCGTACTGGTGACAAGTGGTGCATCTATCCGATGTACGATTATGCTCACCCCTTGTCTGATGCAATGGAGCACATCACGCATTCCATCTGTACTTTGGAATTCCAGGATCACCGTCCATTCTATGACTGGTGTGTGCAGAATGTTCCGGTGCCGGCAGAGCCTCATCAATATGAGTTTGCACGCATGAACATGACGTATCTGGTGATGAGCAAGCGCAAGCTTTTGCAACTGGTAAAAGAAAAGCTGGTTTCTGGCTGGGATGACCCGCGCATGCCGACTATTTCCGGTGTTCGCCGTCGTGGTTACACTCCGGAATCCATCCGTCGATTTGCAAAACGCATTGGTGTGGCGAAATCTGAAAGCATCATCGAATACGACATCCTGGAAAGCTGCGTGCGTGAGCACCTGGATGAAACGGCTCATCGTGCGATGGCGGTTCTGGATCCAATCAAAGTTGTGATTGAAAACCTGCCGGACGGTCATAAAGAGCTGATTGAAACGTCTGTGCATCCAAAAAACACCGAGTTGGGGAACCGCTCTTTGCCGTTCACTAAAGAAGTGTACATTGATGCGGCGGACTTCATGGAAAATCCGCCGGATGATTACTTCCGTCTGTCTCCGGGCAAGGAAGTTCGTCTGCGCAATGCCTATGTGATCAAGTGCAAAGACGTGGTCAAAGATGCTTCCGGCAAAGTGACTGAATTGCGCTGTGAATATGATCCTGTGACTTTGGGCGGTAAGCCGACTGCCGATGGCCGCAAAGTAAAAGGTATCGTCCACTGGGTTTCGGCAACGGATTGTGTGGATGCGGAAGTGCGTGTGTACGGGCGTCTGTTCAAAGTGGCGGATCCGGAAAATGTACCGGACGGTCAGGATTTCAAAGTGAACCTGAATCCGGACTCTTTGAAGGTGATCAAGAACGCGAAGCTGGAAAAAGGTTTGAAGGATGCGAAACTTGAAAACCGTTACCAGTTTGAACGTGTGGGTTACTTCTGCCTGGACAGTAAGGACTCCAAGCCAGGGGCGTTGGTGTTCAACCGGGTTGTCGAGCTGCCATCAAGTCACTAAGAAATTGAAAATTCAAACGACGAAGGCAGCCCCGAGCTGCCTTTGTTTTATAGGTGGTCGCTATGTTGTTTGCTGAAAGTGTTTATAAGACCCGTCAGGGGAAAGTGGCCGACGCCTGGAAAGGCCTGTTAGGTCCCCAGGATCTGGTCCTGATTCACAGTGGTGAGGCCGTGCAAAAGCCGGGTGGCCTGGATCAGACGTATGATTTTCTGCCTCATCCCTCCTATTTCTGGCTGACCGGACACCGCCGTGATGAAGGTGTCATGGCTTATTCTGTGAGCGAAGGCTGGATTGAACATCAACGTCCACTCAGTCCCGTGGACATCGTCTGGGAGGGCGCTGAAGGAAATTTTGAATGCGAACACAC encodes:
- a CDS encoding beta-sandwich domain-containing protein; translated protein: MERYWSQRIVASVLTLQFAAVAHADVQIPAYTNGAELFNEAQNKPPFEGVGRIGDVTRQAGGGLYRLDLVKPLPLTSLKAKPSAGRVKIVTVTLVTDKGDRIPVKAYNNVVVASTDQPLASELLNTPAPISVVEVQAEAMGGKAALDINAISNSEIPKLNLRGEEVACKKNIDATLKEHLDVVQVWAGRAEVSAPGSIQEKYATKEFNRYVNEFISVLKADKAAFASTEYTVTLLNFFAERHNTARAESAADVAYKNMAMETFNAFLLALQSDQTCYNIGSEGMIKIATDFQKRLEGNKPDSRARKLYEVFVVGIGKLIPTQYRKELAAKNLTFRQADNEGHKYYKLVTTSKPDNFLKATHQDMSASAYAVAEQALNREVKTMTSDQRYELIVEYQAKYNDAANYPAEIMMKYLIILSESGTLFRIYR
- a CDS encoding DEAD/DEAH box helicase; translation: MNTFADFELLPSLLKTLKTLKISKPTDIQKQAIPLIMSHQAVVGVSETGSGKTLAYVLPILNYLKSLEESGDPVKEENAPRAVVMVPSRELGEQVAKVFKSMTHDTRLRVRPALGGMSLEQARRNTSGAFEVLLATPGRLVQMLNKDLISLRDVRFLIFDEADQMLDQGFLPDTNRIVDCCPEDVNLALFSATVSKTVEKLMNDLFAKAEVIRSKNSGKVVSTLKTKNLTVEDGKRWPLFEKVLAQKVDGGTIVFANTREQCDKIAKELTDKGHACVVYRGEMDKNERRTNLKKFRDGQVGLLVATDLAGRGLDVSNIARVINYHLPKEMENYLHRAGRTARAGRPGLVVNLVTERDSRLIAALEGNKPPSLEKKTQHQGKPRVASKTRFTDAKGKAGYAKSMGVKKR
- a CDS encoding glutamine--tRNA ligase/YqeY domain fusion protein, yielding MSKPNKTPVDAPNFLKQIIEKDLETGKVKGEVVTRFPPEPNGYLHLGHAKSICLNFGLAQEYQGRCHLRFDDTNPETEETEYVESIQEDVKWLGYDWGQHLYYASDYFEQIYQWAEQLIKDGKAYVDSQNEEEVRKNRGDFTTPGKDSPYRNRTVEENLDLFRRMRAGEFDEGQHILRAKIDMQSPNMNMRDPLLYRIRKAHHHRTGDKWCIYPMYDYAHPLSDAMEHITHSICTLEFQDHRPFYDWCVQNVPVPAEPHQYEFARMNMTYLVMSKRKLLQLVKEKLVSGWDDPRMPTISGVRRRGYTPESIRRFAKRIGVAKSESIIEYDILESCVREHLDETAHRAMAVLDPIKVVIENLPDGHKELIETSVHPKNTELGNRSLPFTKEVYIDAADFMENPPDDYFRLSPGKEVRLRNAYVIKCKDVVKDASGKVTELRCEYDPVTLGGKPTADGRKVKGIVHWVSATDCVDAEVRVYGRLFKVADPENVPDGQDFKVNLNPDSLKVIKNAKLEKGLKDAKLENRYQFERVGYFCLDSKDSKPGALVFNRVVELPSSH